One genomic segment of Magnetococcales bacterium includes these proteins:
- a CDS encoding rod shape-determining protein, which yields MQAQKNSDKQLFVGIDLGTSRTSVMSRRGVKTMVRSVVGYPKDIIGVKILNSTVVIGQEALDNHPYLSLHFPLADGVLKETSEKDEQAARELLRHVVNCAEPQADERVFGVLGVPARASLFNKSQLLKITEETMAMAMVVSEPFMVAYGLDKLNNSLIIDIGAGTTDICAMKGTVPSHSDQVTLLKGGNYVDEVFSHAVAESYPDVQMTRFLAQKIKDKYGFVGEPTQEVVVSLRSNGKPLLHDVTRELRFACETIIPDILESLETLVAGFDPEDQAEALNNIILAGGGCNMIGLDVALAEGLKDYGKVHVTRVADPDFAGAAGALKLATELPTEYWNQVGDVIGG from the coding sequence ATGCAAGCCCAGAAAAACAGTGACAAACAGCTTTTTGTAGGCATTGACCTGGGAACGTCCAGAACGTCCGTCATGTCCCGCCGTGGAGTCAAGACCATGGTGCGCTCGGTCGTGGGCTATCCCAAAGACATCATCGGGGTCAAGATTCTGAACAGTACGGTCGTGATCGGTCAGGAAGCCCTGGACAATCACCCCTACCTCAGCCTGCACTTTCCGCTGGCCGACGGGGTGCTGAAAGAAACCTCGGAAAAAGATGAACAGGCCGCACGCGAACTGCTGCGCCACGTCGTCAACTGCGCCGAACCCCAGGCCGACGAACGGGTCTTCGGCGTCCTCGGCGTGCCGGCCCGGGCCTCCCTGTTCAACAAGAGCCAGTTGTTGAAAATCACCGAAGAGACCATGGCCATGGCCATGGTGGTCTCCGAACCGTTCATGGTCGCCTACGGCCTGGACAAGCTCAACAACTCCCTGATCATCGACATCGGGGCCGGCACCACCGACATCTGCGCCATGAAAGGCACCGTCCCCAGCCACAGCGACCAAGTGACCCTGCTCAAGGGCGGCAATTATGTGGACGAAGTCTTCTCCCACGCGGTGGCCGAATCCTACCCCGATGTGCAGATGACCCGCTTCCTGGCCCAGAAAATCAAGGACAAATACGGCTTCGTCGGCGAACCGACCCAGGAAGTCGTCGTCTCCCTGCGCAGCAACGGCAAACCCCTGCTGCACGATGTGACCCGCGAGTTGCGCTTCGCCTGCGAAACCATCATTCCGGATATCCTGGAAAGCCTGGAAACCCTGGTGGCCGGCTTCGACCCGGAAGATCAGGCCGAAGCCCTGAACAACATCATCCTGGCCGGCGGCGGCTGCAACATGATCGGCCTCGATGTCGCCCTGGCCGAAGGGTTGAAGGATTATGGCAAGGTCCACGTCACCCGGGTGGCCGACCCGGATTTCGCCGGTGCCGCCGGTGCCCTGAAACTGGCCACCGAACTGCCCACCGAATACTGGAATCAGGTGGGTGACGTGATCGGCGGTTGA
- a CDS encoding trypsin-like peptidase domain-containing protein, which produces MTPEQDPNCGRGFLKYLFLVGGASIILLAATFWWGRFTPGDARAARQKFAAERNAALPGQGGRLAPGGQTGPVAVPVAATVPLDTPGTQLDPLPNGSTGTPTRFAAVSRLLLPSVVNVSATNVRGAEINPAPANGTRDTPPPGPGGTSPAPTPPQSPALQYADPFSGVTTESIGSGVVVTADGYILSNYHVVEKSKHVFVTVFNAQGSSQVVPAEIVTLDARRDLSLLKVDIETPLQPAAFGDSSRINVGDPVIAIGSPFGLDQTVSQGIISGKRKAINIGGVMHRGLIQTDAAINRGNSGGPLVDGTGYVIGINTAIYTTTNAFAGVGFAVPSNTAREFLEETLQLPTITPNLGRFIGLGGGTHVAARPPPPILANAAPPHEDRGPCANCHQILPAPPGALPAAFNQPGPPGADGGWHRNRADAWYMFDPSGAVGLNPAMVNSAGAQNGMKMASPPASAVAPGTGTSAPPEDEALAGQQINTLFGMTVTLLDAQKAGQQNISLPKGAMIETVSPGSLAAQAGLQPGDVIHKVEGRWVENLSVLAKRLLNSNPGDEVRLAVANGGQRRPVYMRIPPRDTMINLGNQAQAQAQAQAVALTGLTAPVGPGQWGQATQPMQAQPMLDITPVLTPGNGPAAPGNKPARTPAKPPVPAEFEWMGMEMAPTKPGVQGARGGSISEVTAGSPAARAGLHVGDVILAINGIPVPDGAALDQAIKAAAGRQWTLLEVERNGTRMFSKIQ; this is translated from the coding sequence ATGACACCAGAGCAGGATCCGAATTGCGGACGTGGCTTCCTGAAGTATCTTTTTCTCGTGGGAGGAGCGTCCATCATTCTTTTGGCCGCAACCTTCTGGTGGGGCCGGTTCACCCCGGGCGATGCCAGAGCGGCCCGTCAAAAGTTTGCCGCTGAACGGAATGCCGCACTCCCGGGACAGGGTGGCCGCCTCGCCCCCGGTGGACAGACCGGGCCGGTCGCCGTGCCCGTTGCCGCCACGGTCCCCCTGGACACACCAGGCACCCAACTTGACCCGTTGCCGAATGGTTCCACCGGAACCCCGACCCGCTTTGCAGCCGTGTCGCGACTCCTGCTGCCCAGTGTGGTCAATGTCAGTGCCACCAATGTCCGGGGAGCAGAGATCAATCCCGCACCCGCCAATGGCACCCGGGACACCCCTCCGCCCGGTCCCGGCGGCACCAGCCCCGCTCCCACCCCTCCCCAATCGCCGGCCCTGCAATATGCCGATCCTTTCAGCGGCGTCACGACCGAAAGTATCGGCTCCGGCGTCGTGGTCACGGCGGATGGTTATATTCTCTCCAATTATCATGTCGTTGAAAAATCGAAACATGTCTTCGTCACCGTGTTCAACGCCCAGGGCAGCAGCCAGGTCGTGCCCGCCGAAATCGTCACCCTGGATGCCCGCCGTGACCTCTCCCTGCTCAAGGTCGATATCGAGACGCCCCTGCAACCGGCGGCGTTCGGTGACAGTTCGCGCATCAATGTGGGTGATCCGGTCATTGCCATCGGCAGCCCGTTTGGTCTCGACCAGACCGTGAGCCAGGGCATCATCTCCGGCAAGCGCAAGGCGATCAACATCGGGGGCGTCATGCATCGGGGACTGATCCAGACCGATGCCGCCATCAATCGCGGCAACTCGGGCGGCCCCCTGGTCGATGGCACCGGGTATGTCATCGGCATCAATACGGCCATTTACACCACGACCAACGCCTTTGCCGGTGTCGGCTTTGCCGTCCCCTCGAACACGGCCCGGGAGTTTCTGGAAGAGACGCTGCAACTGCCAACCATCACCCCCAATCTTGGCAGATTCATCGGCCTGGGTGGTGGCACACATGTGGCCGCCCGACCACCCCCCCCCATCCTGGCCAATGCCGCCCCCCCCCATGAGGATCGGGGGCCTTGCGCCAATTGCCATCAAATATTGCCAGCACCTCCTGGTGCCCTGCCGGCGGCCTTCAACCAGCCTGGCCCCCCGGGTGCGGATGGCGGCTGGCACCGCAACCGGGCCGATGCCTGGTACATGTTCGATCCGAGTGGGGCCGTTGGCCTGAATCCCGCCATGGTCAATTCCGCCGGTGCGCAAAATGGCATGAAAATGGCATCACCCCCTGCCAGTGCCGTAGCTCCCGGTACAGGCACGTCAGCACCCCCAGAGGATGAAGCACTTGCCGGTCAGCAGATCAATACCCTGTTCGGCATGACCGTCACCCTCCTGGATGCCCAGAAGGCCGGCCAACAAAACATTTCGCTGCCCAAGGGAGCCATGATCGAGACCGTATCGCCCGGCTCGCTGGCTGCGCAGGCCGGCCTGCAACCGGGGGATGTCATTCACAAGGTGGAAGGTCGGTGGGTGGAAAATCTGAGTGTGCTGGCAAAAAGATTACTGAATTCCAATCCGGGTGATGAGGTGCGCCTCGCGGTCGCCAATGGCGGACAACGACGCCCCGTCTACATGCGGATTCCACCGCGTGACACCATGATCAATCTGGGCAACCAGGCCCAGGCCCAGGCCCAGGCCCAGGCTGTGGCCCTGACCGGTTTGACGGCACCCGTCGGACCCGGGCAATGGGGCCAGGCAACCCAGCCCATGCAGGCCCAACCCATGCTGGATATAACCCCGGTGCTGACGCCAGGCAATGGTCCCGCAGCACCGGGAAACAAACCAGCCCGGACCCCGGCCAAGCCCCCCGTTCCGGCGGAATTCGAATGGATGGGCATGGAAATGGCCCCCACCAAACCGGGGGTACAAGGGGCACGCGGCGGGTCCATCAGCGAAGTGACGGCTGGTTCGCCGGCAGCACGTGCGGGACTGCACGTGGGCGATGTCATCCTCGCCATCAACGGAATCCCTGTTCCCGACGGTGCCGCACTGGATCAGGCCATCAAAGCGGCAGCCGGACGACAGTGGACCCTGCTTGAAGTGGAACGAAATGGAACAAGGATGTTTTCCAAGATTCAATAA
- a CDS encoding LapA family protein has protein sequence MFRMILTLLVTLFLLIFSSQNMHEVTVRFVFGEPVEMPLIVAIAGAFILGFAVAVFTFLVRTGTRGKGDDGSF, from the coding sequence GTGTTCAGGATGATCCTGACTCTGCTCGTGACCTTGTTTCTGCTGATCTTTTCATCGCAAAACATGCATGAAGTCACAGTGCGGTTTGTGTTTGGGGAACCGGTGGAGATGCCCCTGATCGTGGCCATCGCCGGAGCGTTCATTCTGGGTTTTGCCGTGGCGGTCTTCACCTTCCTGGTACGCACGGGTACCCGAGGCAAAGGTGATGACGGATCTTTCTAG
- the mamM gene encoding magnetosome biogenesis CDF transporter MamM, whose translation MRYSKCVVCNEMVGWAGLLVNLVLSVLKLFIGVLSGSHALVAGSLYSGKDVVTSVLIIVGLKVSKKPLDEKHPFGHGKVEFLFSLAVGMVMILTTAWLLFNVATVLLEGDHRPPHLIALWVAVLSILVNLFFLGYSRCVAFEINSPIVRTLSKHHHSDIVSSGAIAFGIIGSHYLGLPWLDSLVAVGEAVDLLKLGGEVFWDAYQGLMDIAGPKNVEDDIRRRANSIKGVVLVQTLRSRRVGQELYVSMVIGVDPEMEIGQAKQVAKRVEEEITESIPHLGDINVHFSSPPGSVPEFREIKKEMDHLATLVKTGVIQDLPAEP comes from the coding sequence TTGCGGTATTCAAAATGCGTCGTCTGCAATGAAATGGTTGGCTGGGCCGGATTGCTCGTCAATCTGGTCCTGTCGGTCTTGAAGCTGTTCATCGGCGTCTTGTCGGGTTCCCACGCCCTGGTAGCAGGGTCGCTCTACTCCGGCAAGGACGTGGTGACCTCCGTTTTGATCATCGTCGGCCTGAAGGTTTCCAAAAAACCTCTCGACGAAAAGCACCCGTTCGGCCACGGCAAGGTGGAGTTTCTGTTTTCCCTCGCCGTCGGCATGGTGATGATCCTGACAACCGCCTGGCTCCTGTTCAACGTGGCCACGGTCCTGCTGGAAGGGGATCACCGTCCCCCCCATCTGATCGCCCTGTGGGTGGCTGTCCTGTCAATCCTGGTCAACCTGTTTTTTCTCGGCTACTCCCGGTGCGTGGCCTTTGAAATCAACAGTCCCATCGTGCGAACTTTGAGCAAACACCACCACTCCGATATCGTCTCCTCCGGGGCCATCGCCTTCGGCATCATCGGCTCCCATTATCTGGGGTTGCCCTGGCTGGACAGTCTGGTGGCCGTGGGCGAAGCGGTGGACCTCCTGAAACTGGGCGGCGAGGTATTCTGGGACGCCTACCAGGGTTTGATGGATATTGCCGGACCGAAAAATGTGGAAGATGACATTCGCCGCCGGGCCAACAGCATCAAGGGGGTCGTCCTGGTCCAGACCCTGCGCAGCCGGCGCGTGGGCCAGGAACTCTACGTGTCGATGGTGATCGGCGTGGACCCGGAAATGGAAATCGGCCAGGCCAAACAGGTGGCCAAACGGGTGGAAGAGGAAATCACCGAGTCCATCCCCCATTTGGGCGACATCAATGTCCATTTCAGTTCGCCGCCCGGTTCCGTACCCGAATTCAGGGAAATCAAAAAAGAGATGGATCATCTGGCCACCCTGGTCAAGACCGGGGTGATCCAGGATCTTCCCGCCGAACCGTGA